The Corallococcus silvisoli genome contains a region encoding:
- a CDS encoding ABC transporter ATP-binding protein translates to MIRARDVVKEYEDGEGARVRVLDGVSLDVEAGDFVAVVGASGSGKSTLLHLLGGLDVHYQGQLEVGGVKLTGLRDRELARFRNTHVGFVFQSFHLIPNLSALENVLLPSHFGPATADGRKRASQLLERVGLGAKQDRAPIRLSGGERQRVAIARALFGSPRLLLCDEPTGNLDAATGAGVIQLFQELHKEGLTVLTVTHEERMSAVARRVLRLKDARLVEESTSSEPLASRGAP, encoded by the coding sequence GTGATCCGCGCGCGAGACGTCGTGAAGGAATACGAGGACGGCGAGGGGGCGCGGGTGCGCGTCCTCGACGGCGTGTCCCTGGACGTGGAGGCCGGCGACTTCGTCGCGGTGGTGGGCGCGTCCGGCAGCGGCAAGTCCACGCTGCTGCACCTGTTGGGCGGCCTGGACGTGCACTACCAGGGGCAGCTGGAGGTGGGCGGGGTGAAGCTCACCGGCCTGCGCGACAGGGAGCTGGCGCGCTTTCGCAACACGCACGTGGGCTTCGTCTTCCAGTCGTTCCACCTCATCCCCAACCTGTCCGCGCTGGAGAACGTGCTCCTGCCCTCGCACTTCGGTCCGGCCACGGCGGACGGGCGCAAGCGCGCGAGCCAGCTGCTGGAGCGCGTGGGCCTGGGCGCCAAGCAGGACCGCGCGCCCATCCGCCTCTCCGGCGGCGAGCGCCAGCGCGTGGCCATCGCGCGGGCCCTCTTCGGCAGTCCCCGGCTGCTGCTGTGCGACGAGCCCACGGGCAACCTGGACGCGGCGACGGGCGCGGGCGTCATCCAGCTCTTCCAGGAGCTGCACAAGGAAGGGCTCACCGTGCTCACCGTCACCCACGAGGAGCGCATGAGCGCGGTGGCGCGCCGGGTGCTCCGGCTCAAGGACGCGAGGCTCGTGGAGGAGTCCACCTCCTCCGAGCCCCTGGCCTCGCGAGGTGCGCCGTGA
- a CDS encoding ABC transporter permease, with amino-acid sequence MRWDALSRLVRLSLARERRGAFFSAFGVAMGVGALVFFVGLGLGVGSVIRERIFPTDSRLVDVVPASVSLGLLGGGKLDAAAVERLGALPGVETTYRKMNVRVPAVTRYDGVFFGSRLRMGMEVLAVGVDPGLVRKDVGLQEAKDFSDPGEGKAIPALISTRLLELYNKTFAPARKLPQLSAEMLIGFGFPVEFNRSYVAATSGGPSTTQQAQVVGASDRAMLAGITIPLDTAVRINRAAGADADSYSGVTLVAADPSRVPELVDAVKGMGFEIDDQERRMAENAGAAVALTTSALALLSILICVLAAVNIAHAMSSSVRARAREIGVMQAVGASRADVRAIVLAEASVVGVLGGGAGTAAALVLAFAVDRFAAGYLPNFPFKPDSFFSFPVGVVLGGVLLGLLAALAGAYFPSRRAAATDPARTLAG; translated from the coding sequence GTGAGGTGGGACGCGCTGTCGAGGCTGGTGCGGCTGTCCCTCGCGCGCGAGCGCCGGGGCGCGTTCTTCTCCGCTTTCGGCGTGGCCATGGGCGTGGGCGCGCTCGTGTTCTTCGTGGGCCTGGGGCTGGGCGTGGGGAGCGTCATCCGCGAGCGCATCTTCCCCACGGACTCGCGCCTGGTGGACGTGGTGCCCGCGTCGGTGTCGCTGGGCCTCTTGGGCGGCGGCAAGCTGGACGCGGCGGCGGTGGAGCGCCTGGGCGCGCTGCCCGGCGTGGAGACGACGTACCGGAAGATGAACGTGCGCGTGCCGGCGGTGACCCGCTACGACGGCGTCTTCTTCGGCTCGCGCCTGCGCATGGGCATGGAGGTGCTCGCGGTGGGCGTGGACCCCGGCCTCGTGCGCAAGGACGTGGGGCTCCAGGAGGCGAAGGACTTCAGTGACCCGGGCGAGGGCAAGGCCATCCCCGCGCTCATCTCCACGCGCTTGCTGGAGCTGTACAACAAGACGTTCGCGCCCGCGCGCAAGCTGCCGCAGCTGTCCGCGGAGATGCTCATCGGCTTCGGCTTCCCGGTGGAGTTCAACCGCTCCTACGTGGCGGCCACGTCGGGCGGCCCCAGCACCACGCAGCAGGCGCAGGTGGTGGGCGCGTCCGACCGGGCCATGCTCGCGGGCATCACCATCCCCCTGGACACGGCGGTGCGCATCAACCGCGCCGCGGGCGCGGACGCGGACAGCTACTCCGGCGTCACGCTGGTGGCGGCGGACCCTTCGCGCGTCCCGGAGCTGGTGGACGCGGTGAAGGGGATGGGCTTCGAGATCGATGATCAAGAGCGCAGGATGGCGGAGAACGCGGGCGCGGCGGTGGCGCTCACCACCTCCGCGCTGGCGCTGCTGTCCATCCTCATCTGCGTGCTGGCCGCGGTGAACATCGCCCATGCGATGTCCTCGTCGGTGCGCGCACGGGCAAGGGAGATTGGCGTGATGCAGGCCGTGGGCGCTTCGCGCGCGGACGTGCGCGCCATCGTGCTGGCGGAGGCCAGCGTGGTGGGCGTGCTGGGCGGTGGGGCGGGGACCGCGGCGGCGCTGGTGCTGGCCTTCGCGGTGGACCGGTTCGCGGCGGGCTACCTGCCCAACTTCCCCTTCAAGCCCGACAGCTTCTTCTCCTTCCCCGTGGGCGTGGTGCTGGGCGGCGTGCTGCTGGGCCTCCTGGCCGCGCTCGCCGGCGCCTACTTCCCCAGCCGCCGCGCCGCCGCCACGGACCCGGCCAGGACGCTCGCGGGATGA
- a CDS encoding serine/threonine-protein kinase — translation MTTSQPKRQPIPFGKYLLLDRVNIGGMAEVWRGKQFGASGFERLVAIKRILPNIAEDEEFISMFIDEAKISVQLTHANIAQIYELGQIASSYFISMEYIPGKDMRAIFDRCRKKGEPAPVPLVAFCVAKMCEGLDYAHRKKDGMGRDLNIVHRDISPQNVLVSFEGEVKVIDFGIAKAAGKATKTQAGILKGKFGYMSPEQIRGLPLDRRSDVFAIGVCLYEMLTGERLFVGDSDFSVLEKVRKAEVPSPSTYNRRIPEALERIVLKSLAKDVDERYQYASELGDDLQRFLLTNDSIFGRKDLMQYMKSTFAEEVEREKQRLAEYADIRAPDGMLAAIEAGFSGPSPVPTQSMTNIPAVAPSAPAVEPVSAPPPRASNSGANAGQGARRSPTLAALPKLTAAPAAPSPKEDEELATQMVDRDAVFDDAPEPTTQPGAAIGRAVTPLETPAAPVDDDEDVAGRTAVIPPPSSLPPPPPGPPRLSQSNAPVLSAAPPRPSLTNVPTLMAHDAPAPRQTPNRGNDSQLPRLHRPDAPPEQLPPLSRPPGPPVLSGANAPPRPPPAKEPHARDARTKEAPAEASGGGMGLRGIDKRLLYSAVALASLLLLVGMAVVLSPSKAALGYVMVELKSLDVKDRAMVSINAGPPEKFPSNGFILKQVPVGNVLVVVTADGADAFNQAVMVSEGANATQVPVVLKRQSRSVVVVFKTQPDDAEVKIDGKVARAQGSHELVNREFSLSSDSPLVEVSAPGYAPHISTVQVKSSGLDVAAVLERAPVDVRVESTPEGASIFLGNKDLGAVTPTNVRVPFGTRELTLKAKCFSDADVSVGAPATPGGSVKVEASLKKLARCRD, via the coding sequence GTGACGACCTCTCAACCGAAGCGGCAACCCATCCCGTTCGGGAAGTATCTCCTCCTGGACCGCGTCAACATCGGCGGCATGGCGGAGGTCTGGCGCGGCAAACAGTTCGGCGCCAGTGGCTTCGAGCGGCTCGTCGCCATCAAGCGAATCCTCCCGAACATCGCGGAGGACGAAGAATTCATCTCGATGTTCATCGATGAGGCGAAGATCAGCGTCCAGCTGACCCACGCCAACATCGCGCAGATCTACGAGCTGGGGCAGATCGCCAGCAGCTACTTCATTTCGATGGAGTACATCCCCGGCAAGGACATGCGGGCCATCTTCGACCGCTGCCGGAAGAAGGGGGAGCCCGCGCCGGTGCCGCTGGTCGCCTTCTGCGTGGCGAAGATGTGCGAGGGCCTGGACTACGCCCACCGCAAGAAGGACGGGATGGGGCGCGACCTCAACATCGTCCACCGCGACATCTCGCCGCAGAACGTGCTCGTGTCCTTCGAGGGCGAGGTCAAGGTCATCGACTTCGGCATCGCGAAGGCGGCGGGCAAGGCGACGAAGACGCAGGCCGGCATCCTCAAGGGCAAGTTCGGCTACATGAGCCCGGAGCAGATCCGCGGCCTGCCGTTGGACCGGCGCTCGGACGTGTTCGCCATTGGCGTGTGCCTCTACGAGATGCTCACGGGCGAGCGCCTCTTCGTGGGCGACAGCGACTTCAGCGTGCTGGAGAAGGTGCGCAAGGCGGAGGTGCCGTCCCCGTCCACGTACAACCGGCGCATCCCAGAGGCGCTGGAGCGCATCGTCCTCAAGTCGCTGGCGAAGGACGTGGACGAGCGCTACCAGTATGCCAGCGAGCTGGGCGACGACCTCCAGCGCTTCCTGCTGACGAACGACTCCATCTTCGGCCGCAAGGACCTCATGCAGTACATGAAGTCCACGTTCGCCGAAGAGGTGGAACGGGAGAAGCAGCGGCTGGCCGAGTACGCGGACATCCGCGCGCCGGACGGCATGCTGGCGGCCATCGAGGCGGGCTTCAGCGGCCCGTCGCCGGTGCCCACGCAGAGCATGACCAACATCCCCGCGGTGGCGCCCTCCGCGCCCGCCGTGGAGCCGGTCTCCGCGCCGCCGCCGCGCGCCTCCAACTCCGGCGCGAACGCCGGCCAGGGGGCCCGCCGCTCGCCCACGCTCGCCGCGCTGCCCAAGCTCACCGCCGCGCCCGCCGCGCCCTCGCCCAAGGAGGACGAGGAGCTGGCGACGCAGATGGTGGACCGCGACGCCGTCTTCGACGACGCCCCGGAGCCCACCACCCAGCCGGGGGCCGCCATTGGCCGCGCCGTCACGCCGCTGGAGACTCCAGCCGCGCCCGTGGACGACGATGAGGACGTGGCGGGCCGCACCGCAGTCATCCCGCCGCCCTCGTCGCTGCCCCCGCCTCCTCCGGGGCCGCCGCGCCTGTCCCAGAGCAACGCCCCGGTGCTCAGCGCCGCGCCCCCGCGCCCGTCGCTCACCAACGTGCCCACGCTGATGGCCCACGACGCGCCCGCGCCGCGGCAGACGCCGAACCGGGGCAACGACAGCCAGCTGCCGCGCCTCCACCGGCCGGACGCGCCGCCGGAGCAGCTGCCGCCCTTGTCGCGCCCGCCCGGGCCGCCCGTCCTGAGCGGGGCGAACGCGCCGCCGCGTCCGCCCCCGGCGAAGGAGCCCCACGCGAGGGATGCACGGACGAAGGAGGCGCCCGCGGAGGCCTCTGGCGGTGGCATGGGCCTGCGCGGCATCGACAAGCGCCTGCTCTACAGCGCCGTGGCCCTGGCCTCGCTGCTCCTGCTGGTGGGCATGGCGGTGGTGCTCTCGCCGAGCAAGGCCGCCCTGGGCTACGTGATGGTGGAGCTCAAGTCGCTGGACGTGAAGGACCGCGCGATGGTGTCCATCAACGCCGGCCCTCCGGAGAAGTTCCCCTCGAACGGCTTCATCCTGAAGCAGGTGCCGGTGGGCAACGTGCTGGTGGTGGTGACGGCGGACGGCGCCGACGCCTTCAACCAGGCCGTGATGGTGTCCGAAGGGGCCAACGCCACGCAGGTGCCCGTGGTGCTCAAGCGCCAGTCGCGCTCGGTGGTGGTCGTCTTCAAGACCCAGCCCGACGACGCCGAGGTCAAGATCGACGGAAAGGTGGCCCGGGCGCAGGGCAGCCACGAGCTGGTCAACCGGGAGTTCTCCCTCAGCTCCGACTCGCCGCTGGTGGAGGTGTCGGCGCCCGGTTACGCGCCGCACATCTCCACCGTGCAGGTGAAGAGCAGCGGCCTCGACGTGGCGGCGGTGCTCGAGCGTGCCCCGGTGGACGTGCGGGTGGAGTCCACGCCGGAGGGCGCCTCCATCTTCCTGGGCAACAAGGACCTGGGCGCCGTCACGCCGACGAACGTGCGGGTGCCCTTTGGCACGCGCGAGCTGACGCTCAAGGCGAAGTGCTTCTCCGACGCGGATGTGTCCGTGGGAGCGCCTGCTACGCCGGGCGGCTCGGTGAAGGTGGAAGCGTCCTTGAAGAAGCTGGCGCGCTGCCGCGATTAG
- a CDS encoding ATP-binding protein: protein MTKVRKVNKADPLADLPRWAQQLARKYYTKTVSTFLLYGAVRDLQPLQLEGGGRGFGTLKTFLSEELFGGRDHVLFYDRSSGIRSATPETQKDLVRAMSGYDAMYGTDYAKVMPRDPGRALQILENFLRMRLSEGRSLALIIDFAETLVPGGEMSHLSAEDRFVVATLDKWAHDPQFLAGDVSVVLLAENLADMSPRISRNPYVAPIELPLPTEEERLDYVRSKLEGKRLQSLSEVPLAGLAKMTAGLSRINLDRVLTEALEREIRITPDLLKEKKKELIQAECHGLLEFIEPAHTLDAVAGHAPAKQMLRQAASALKKGRIEVMPMGYLVSGPVGTGKTFMVSCFAGEIGIPVVKFLNFRSQWQGVTEANLEKIFNLLKALWPVAVMIDEADTFLGNRDSGGDSGTSSRIFGSIASFMGNTQYRGKIVWFLLTARPDLLPIDLKRQGRAEEHIALFYPQTDAERNELFQAMSRKTGVAVEGVESFSSLIPEGLRAFSGADIEAVMVRSKFRALADGRDQVTKDDLIAVLTDFVPPSYPLEIEMQNLVAVQECTSRALLPENFRKVDRDFISRRVRELKMLLEEQ, encoded by the coding sequence GTGACGAAGGTGCGCAAGGTGAACAAGGCGGATCCGCTGGCGGATCTGCCCCGGTGGGCGCAGCAGCTGGCGCGCAAGTACTACACGAAGACGGTCAGCACCTTCCTGCTGTACGGGGCCGTGCGCGACCTGCAGCCCTTGCAGCTGGAAGGCGGTGGGCGCGGCTTCGGGACGCTCAAGACGTTCCTGTCGGAGGAGCTGTTCGGTGGGCGGGACCACGTCCTGTTCTACGACCGCTCGTCCGGCATCCGCTCCGCGACGCCGGAGACGCAGAAGGACCTGGTGCGGGCCATGTCGGGCTACGACGCCATGTACGGCACCGACTACGCCAAGGTCATGCCGCGCGATCCGGGCCGTGCGTTGCAGATCCTGGAGAACTTCCTGCGCATGCGCCTGAGCGAGGGCCGCTCGCTGGCGCTCATCATCGACTTCGCGGAGACGCTGGTCCCCGGCGGGGAGATGAGCCACCTGTCCGCGGAGGACCGCTTCGTCGTGGCCACGCTGGACAAGTGGGCGCACGACCCGCAGTTCCTCGCGGGGGACGTGTCGGTGGTGCTGCTGGCGGAGAACCTGGCGGACATGTCGCCGCGCATCAGCCGCAACCCGTACGTGGCGCCCATCGAGCTGCCCCTTCCCACGGAGGAGGAGCGCCTGGACTACGTGCGCTCCAAGCTGGAGGGCAAGCGCCTCCAGTCGCTGTCGGAGGTGCCGCTGGCGGGCCTGGCGAAGATGACGGCGGGCCTGTCGCGCATCAACCTGGACCGCGTGCTCACGGAGGCGCTGGAGCGGGAGATCCGCATCACGCCGGACCTGCTCAAGGAGAAGAAGAAGGAGCTCATCCAGGCGGAGTGCCACGGCCTGCTGGAGTTCATCGAACCCGCGCACACGCTGGACGCGGTGGCGGGCCATGCGCCCGCCAAGCAGATGCTGCGGCAGGCGGCGTCCGCGCTGAAGAAGGGCCGCATCGAGGTCATGCCCATGGGCTACCTGGTGAGCGGCCCGGTGGGGACGGGCAAGACGTTCATGGTGAGCTGCTTCGCCGGAGAGATTGGCATCCCGGTGGTGAAGTTCCTGAACTTCCGCAGCCAGTGGCAGGGCGTCACGGAAGCCAACCTGGAGAAGATCTTCAACCTGCTGAAGGCCCTGTGGCCGGTGGCGGTGATGATCGACGAAGCGGACACCTTCCTGGGCAACCGCGACTCTGGCGGGGACTCGGGGACGAGCAGCCGCATCTTCGGCTCCATCGCGTCCTTCATGGGCAACACGCAGTACCGCGGGAAGATCGTCTGGTTCCTGCTGACGGCGCGGCCGGACCTGCTGCCCATCGACCTGAAGCGTCAGGGGCGCGCCGAGGAGCACATCGCGCTCTTCTATCCGCAGACGGACGCGGAGCGGAACGAGCTGTTCCAGGCGATGAGCCGCAAGACGGGCGTGGCGGTGGAGGGGGTGGAGTCCTTCTCCTCGCTGATTCCGGAGGGCCTGCGGGCCTTCAGCGGCGCGGACATCGAGGCGGTGATGGTCCGCTCGAAGTTCCGCGCGCTGGCGGACGGGCGGGACCAGGTGACGAAGGACGACCTCATCGCCGTGCTGACCGACTTCGTCCCGCCCAGCTATCCGCTGGAGATCGAGATGCAGAACCTGGTGGCGGTGCAGGAGTGTACCAGCCGGGCGCTGCTGCCAGAGAACTTCCGCAAGGTGGACCGGGACTTCATCAGCCGGCGCGTCCGCGAGCTGAAGATGCTGCTCGAGGAGCAGTAG
- a CDS encoding L,D-transpeptidase family protein, which produces MASSLALANAVTFRPTPPGDSARTGGTDGASPSSTPPLEHPRFAGSSQLMDVAAGGAVLGAGSRGDGLLAVQGALLDMGFALYGGADARYGPDTARALRNFQVHARAGFPEVRSNGVLDAATLRALVALAPAPGARGQSRALPSPFYAGQPVRVVIALREHRTFLFDPEGQLLDIFPNAVGTAATPTHAGLKVVRAKLDQVATEDAGARLWNDRHVFGARLLDLSWVDGHRSGEELHGTSAPALLGGDVSHGCIRHANEDILVLHDALAVGDRIAVVETLQDPNLGVPLTAG; this is translated from the coding sequence ATGGCTTCATCGCTCGCCTTGGCGAACGCCGTCACCTTCAGGCCCACACCTCCGGGCGACAGCGCGCGCACCGGAGGCACGGACGGCGCGAGCCCTTCGTCGACGCCGCCCCTGGAACACCCTCGCTTCGCCGGCTCCTCTCAGCTCATGGACGTGGCCGCGGGTGGGGCGGTGCTGGGCGCGGGCTCACGGGGTGACGGACTTCTCGCGGTGCAGGGCGCGCTCCTGGACATGGGGTTCGCGCTGTACGGCGGCGCGGACGCACGCTACGGCCCGGACACGGCCCGCGCGCTGCGCAACTTCCAGGTGCATGCTCGCGCGGGGTTCCCCGAGGTGCGCTCGAACGGGGTGCTCGACGCGGCCACGCTGCGCGCCCTGGTGGCGCTCGCCCCCGCGCCGGGGGCCCGGGGACAGTCGCGCGCCCTGCCCTCCCCCTTCTACGCGGGACAGCCCGTGCGCGTCGTCATCGCCCTGCGCGAGCACCGCACCTTCCTCTTCGACCCGGAGGGGCAGCTCCTGGACATCTTCCCCAACGCGGTCGGCACCGCCGCCACGCCCACGCACGCGGGCCTCAAGGTGGTGCGCGCGAAGCTGGATCAGGTGGCCACGGAGGACGCGGGCGCGCGGCTGTGGAACGACCGGCACGTCTTCGGCGCGCGGCTGCTGGACCTCTCCTGGGTGGATGGCCACCGCAGCGGCGAGGAATTGCACGGCACCAGCGCCCCCGCCCTGCTCGGGGGCGACGTGTCCCATGGCTGCATCCGTCACGCGAACGAGGACATCCTGGTGCTGCATGACGCGCTCGCCGTGGGCGACCGCATCGCGGTGGTGGAGACGCTCCAGGATCCGAACCTGGGCGTCCCCCTCACCGCTGGCTGA